TGAAATCCCGATGGATGTACGGATTCATTCGCTTCCTGCTGTACTTCAGCTGCAGCCTGTTTACCTCCATCCTCTGGGTGGcactctctctcttgttttgcCTTCAGTACCTGGGCATCCGGATCTTTCTGCGTTTCCAGTACAAACTCTCCATCATCCTCCTCTTGTTGGGGCGAAGGCGGGTGGACTTCAGCCTCATGAATGAACTGCTCATCTATGGAATTCACGTGACCATGCTGCtagtgggggggctgggctggtgtTTCATGGTGTTTGTGGATATGTAAATAAAGTGAGCGCACGTGGGCTCAGGAGGCGACTCTTACTCTACCCCAAACATAtatctccttttcctttttttaaatataaatttatttatCAGTGCTAGTTTTTTGATAAATTCATGTATCTGTCTCTGGAATTGggtttatttcaattttattttatttttgagggcTGGGGTA
The DNA window shown above is from Lepidochelys kempii isolate rLepKem1 chromosome 16, rLepKem1.hap2, whole genome shotgun sequence and carries:
- the TMEM250 gene encoding transmembrane protein 250 → MPVIPIPRRVRSFHGPHTTCLHSACGPVRTTHLVRTKYNNFDIYLKSRWMYGFIRFLLYFSCSLFTSILWVALSLLFCLQYLGIRIFLRFQYKLSIILLLLGRRRVDFSLMNELLIYGIHVTMLLVGGLGWCFMVFVDM